The DNA region GCCACTTTGGACGGCAGCATCAGAACCAGACCATCAGAACCGATGCCCGTGTGCCTGTCACTGAGCTGAACGGCCAGTGGTTGCGGCTGAGGGGGCGCCGGAGCAGCGAAACAGTCGATGAAGACGTAGTCGTTGCCGCAGCCATGCATCTTGATAAACGGTAATTGTCCCATCGCAGAGGTATCCCCGACTGGATTCATGACCAACGACGGCCGTCCCCCGAAAGTTCATAAGAAGAAGACGGGAGATCAATAGCGGGCCAGGTCGGCTGGTGTTTGCGTGAGCCCCAACTGACTGACCAGCTCCTGTGCGCGGCTGACCATCATCTTGAGCTCGCTTTGCAGAGCCAGAAACTGCCAGCCTTCTCCGATGCGCTGATTGACTTCATCAATGGTTTGAAGGTGAATTCCAACCGGAGTCCCGGTCTTCCTGCCGGCGGCCAGTATCCGCTGAAGCATGGCTTCGAATTCCTCAGGGGTTGGTTCCGTTCCGTCTGGCTTCTTCATCTGCCAGAACAAATCATTGGGCCCAACAAAAATTGCATCCACACCGGGAAGACTGTAGATCGCTTCGGCGTTGTCGACTCCCTGAGGAGATTCGGTTTGCAGGATCACCAGCACTTCGTCATTCGCGTTCTTGTAATATTCGCCGGCGGACGCCTGAAAGTTCTGTGCCGGAATGCTGCCCCCAATAGACCGATTGCCTGTCGGTGGATACTTGGCCGCGGCGATCGCAATCTTCGCTTCTTCCACGGTATTAACCATGGGGACGACAACACCCATCGCCCCACCATCAAGAACGCGTTTGATCAGATCGTGGTCGCCCCGC from Planctomycetaceae bacterium includes:
- a CDS encoding aldolase/citrate lyase family protein, yielding MKKNPVKAALAAGKPQVGTWLSFGDVFTARLMARVGFPWLTVDLEHSPIDWQMASLMFATIADAGCVPLARVPRGDHDLIKRVLDGGAMGVVVPMVNTVEEAKIAIAAAKYPPTGNRSIGGSIPAQNFQASAGEYYKNANDEVLVILQTESPQGVDNAEAIYSLPGVDAIFVGPNDLFWQMKKPDGTEPTPEEFEAMLQRILAAGRKTGTPVGIHLQTIDEVNQRIGEGWQFLALQSELKMMVSRAQELVSQLGLTQTPADLARY